A single window of Sphingobacterium sp. ML3W DNA harbors:
- a CDS encoding rhodanese-related sulfurtransferase, with protein MAQYQTLLYYCYSPIADAEKFAADHLEFCKSLNLVGRIIVAEEGLNGTVSGSPESCKAYMDAIYADGRFNHTEFKIDEVSEPSFIKMHCRYKTEIVHSGLRDPKIIDPTQKTGIHLEPKDFMEMKDRDDVVVLDVRSNYEHNVGRFKNAVTLDIENFREFPEKVKELEQYKGKKILTYCTGGIKCEKASALLLAEGFEDVYQLHGGIIKYGKEADGKDFDGKCYVFDNRVTVDVNSVNPVVVSKCKNCGQETPKMINCASPICNEHFTQCDACGEQLEGCCSTACQEDPLKRTYDGTGYYVKIPQPVNMDKISKRKHKNFPSKVSLENS; from the coding sequence ATGGCACAATATCAAACTTTACTGTACTATTGCTACAGCCCTATCGCTGACGCTGAAAAATTTGCGGCAGATCACTTAGAATTTTGTAAATCGTTAAATTTAGTTGGACGTATTATCGTTGCGGAAGAAGGTCTAAATGGAACGGTATCGGGTTCCCCGGAATCCTGTAAAGCGTATATGGATGCCATATATGCCGATGGCCGATTCAATCATACCGAATTTAAGATAGATGAAGTATCAGAGCCTTCTTTTATTAAGATGCACTGCCGCTATAAAACCGAAATTGTGCATTCTGGCCTACGTGACCCGAAAATTATCGACCCTACGCAAAAAACGGGTATCCATCTTGAACCGAAAGACTTTATGGAAATGAAGGATCGTGACGATGTTGTGGTGCTTGATGTCCGTTCCAACTATGAGCATAATGTGGGCCGCTTTAAAAATGCGGTAACGTTAGATATTGAAAATTTCAGAGAGTTTCCGGAAAAAGTGAAGGAACTAGAACAGTATAAGGGTAAAAAAATATTAACCTATTGCACGGGTGGTATAAAATGTGAAAAAGCTTCGGCCTTATTATTGGCGGAAGGTTTTGAAGATGTATACCAATTGCACGGGGGTATCATCAAATATGGGAAAGAAGCTGATGGGAAGGATTTTGATGGTAAATGTTACGTGTTTGACAATCGTGTTACTGTAGATGTCAATTCGGTAAACCCTGTGGTTGTATCAAAATGCAAAAACTGTGGGCAGGAAACACCGAAGATGATCAACTGTGCTAGTCCCATCTGTAATGAGCATTTTACACAATGTGATGCTTGTGGCGAACAATTGGAGGGCTGTTGCTCTACAGCATGTCAAGAAGACCCGCTAAAGCGTACCTACGATGGTACAGGTTACTATGTAAAAATACCACAACCTGTCAATATGGATAAAATAAGCAAAAGAAAACATAAAAACTTCCCATCAAAAGTTAGTTTAGAAAATTCTTAA
- a CDS encoding class I SAM-dependent methyltransferase: MEKTGSYQSLLNSKLLKGLLSLAFKGYFVQTGWVNSYLNKESLNPNGEPIPWLTYSFLDFLDGRLNKNLMLFEYGAGNSTLFYAQHVKQVIAVEHDTNWFERIKNQMPENVEMRNISLEHDDYVNAILQEDQRYDMVIVDGRKRVACCKNAIERLNEGGVLVLDDSERTHYQPAIDYLVQQGFKHIPFSGIAIGAIHRKVTSLFYKENNCLGI, from the coding sequence ATGGAAAAAACTGGTAGTTACCAATCGTTATTGAATAGTAAATTGTTAAAAGGGCTCTTATCCTTAGCGTTTAAAGGATATTTCGTACAAACTGGATGGGTCAATTCGTACTTAAACAAAGAATCATTAAACCCTAATGGTGAACCAATTCCATGGCTCACTTATTCCTTTTTGGATTTTTTGGATGGTCGATTAAATAAAAATTTGATGCTTTTTGAATATGGAGCTGGAAACTCCACCCTATTTTATGCGCAACATGTAAAACAGGTAATCGCTGTAGAACACGATACCAATTGGTTTGAACGCATCAAGAATCAAATGCCCGAGAATGTAGAAATGAGGAACATAAGTTTGGAGCATGATGATTATGTAAATGCTATTCTGCAAGAAGATCAGCGCTACGATATGGTCATCGTTGATGGTAGAAAACGTGTTGCTTGTTGTAAAAATGCAATCGAAAGATTGAATGAAGGTGGCGTACTGGTACTGGATGACTCTGAAAGAACACACTATCAACCTGCTATCGATTATCTCGTACAACAGGGTTTTAAACATATCCCTTTCTCCGGTATTGCAATCGGGGCTATCCATAGAAAAGTAACATCCTTATTTTACAAAGAAAATAACTGCTTAGGAATCTAA
- a CDS encoding DUF5689 domain-containing protein, which translates to MKKKFFNIITMMVVLVAMTSCQDTNYPGGTISSHIGIFDLRALFKGEMVTIDAEKLAGSSKLAALVVSDHKGGNLPEGLLVVQDTRRLGKLRGISIDLGDAAMNYQPGDSVIIDILGSQLLREDGILKLKNIKESQIAKVASGRPITNNVVTSKAILENPDAYESTLVIILKGGFNPIPKAGEILSGTKVLNDGFGNLNLVTNEKADFSQQSPYILGNYYGIVFGQEDGTGVSTPYLRCRSKADVLMLSSEIEVASIIITGFSSDVKGSDTNYEYLQLMATEDIDFSKTPYSVVVSNNANASTPTGAPANGWATGGMRTYKFNLTKGVARKGTFFYVGGKYQLINGGASTSLASSNWVLNYDYNENDGFDFGSKRSGLFANSGNSFGIAIFKGTTVTKDSKPVDVMNNSGGGALWEGNKGYRITNNDFYDVINPLTMEPQPFFKQGTNQLFLKYNTADVGYFVSLGGEYNLTLGRWTAARSQNNVEMTKTSTIAEIEPENATILVE; encoded by the coding sequence ATGAAAAAAAAATTTTTTAATATCATAACAATGATGGTGGTTTTGGTAGCCATGACATCATGTCAAGATACAAATTATCCGGGAGGAACAATTAGTTCACACATTGGGATTTTTGATCTTCGAGCTTTATTTAAAGGTGAAATGGTTACTATTGATGCTGAAAAATTAGCGGGCTCAAGTAAGCTAGCAGCATTGGTCGTATCGGATCATAAGGGGGGCAATCTTCCTGAAGGATTACTCGTTGTACAGGATACGAGACGTTTAGGGAAGTTACGCGGTATTTCAATCGATCTAGGCGATGCCGCAATGAATTATCAACCTGGAGATTCTGTCATTATTGATATCCTTGGCAGTCAACTTTTGCGTGAGGATGGTATTTTGAAACTTAAAAACATTAAAGAAAGTCAAATTGCAAAGGTAGCTTCTGGACGACCAATTACAAACAATGTTGTGACGTCTAAGGCGATATTGGAAAATCCAGATGCCTATGAAAGCACATTGGTTATTATTTTAAAGGGAGGATTTAACCCAATTCCTAAAGCAGGCGAGATACTATCTGGAACTAAAGTTTTAAATGATGGTTTTGGCAACTTAAATTTAGTAACAAATGAAAAGGCTGATTTTTCACAACAATCACCTTATATACTAGGCAATTACTATGGTATTGTTTTTGGTCAGGAAGACGGTACCGGTGTCAGTACTCCTTATCTGAGATGTCGTTCTAAAGCAGATGTTCTGATGCTCAGTTCTGAAATTGAAGTCGCATCAATTATCATAACAGGTTTTTCTAGTGATGTTAAAGGCTCAGACACCAACTATGAATATCTGCAGTTAATGGCTACAGAGGATATCGATTTCTCTAAAACACCTTATTCTGTTGTTGTGAGCAATAATGCTAATGCTTCAACACCTACAGGTGCACCCGCAAATGGATGGGCAACAGGGGGAATGAGAACGTATAAGTTTAATTTAACAAAAGGTGTAGCGCGTAAGGGAACATTCTTTTATGTCGGCGGAAAATATCAGCTGATCAATGGAGGTGCTTCTACCAGTTTAGCGTCTTCCAATTGGGTGTTAAATTACGATTATAATGAAAATGATGGATTTGATTTTGGAAGTAAAAGATCAGGATTGTTCGCCAACAGTGGCAACTCTTTTGGAATAGCTATTTTTAAAGGAACCACTGTGACAAAGGATTCAAAACCAGTAGATGTTATGAATAATTCAGGAGGCGGAGCTCTTTGGGAAGGAAATAAAGGTTATCGTATTACAAATAATGATTTCTATGATGTTATCAATCCTTTAACTATGGAACCACAGCCTTTCTTTAAGCAGGGTACAAATCAATTATTTTTGAAATATAATACAGCAGATGTAGGTTATTTTGTAAGTCTTGGTGGGGAGTATAATCTAACGCTAGGACGTTGGACGGCAGCTCGTAGCCAAAATAATGTAGAGATGACCAAAACGTCTACCATTGCAGAAATAGAACCTGAAAACGCAACGATACTCGTAGAATAA
- a CDS encoding glycerophosphodiester phosphodiesterase family protein — MIIKKFILIICTIFGSFISYAQQDIVIYAHRGFRGLMPENTIAAMKHALDKKAGVLELDIAFTSDGHAVVSHDPWLDSLITLDPAGKPIRNGKEHAIYKMTYQEIAKYDVGSQQHKDFPKKRNFKSEIPKLTDLIDSVEAYAKTLGVIPRYSIETKTNPKRDGKAQPNPVVFVKDLMKNINDKNIADRVIIQSFDPRTLEIVHQDFPKIITMLNATKGTFEENMKLLTFYPTYYAPNANLIDKNLVDTCAKLGIKLLCGNNNSKKEIDSVMALGVTEFCSDYPYEELP; from the coding sequence ATGATCATAAAAAAGTTTATTTTAATAATTTGTACAATATTTGGGAGTTTTATTTCTTATGCTCAACAAGATATTGTTATTTACGCACACCGCGGTTTTAGAGGCCTAATGCCCGAAAATACCATAGCAGCCATGAAACATGCTTTAGATAAGAAAGCTGGAGTATTGGAATTGGATATCGCATTCACTTCAGATGGACATGCCGTAGTTTCCCATGATCCTTGGTTGGACTCCTTGATTACATTAGACCCAGCTGGAAAACCAATAAGAAATGGGAAAGAGCATGCTATTTATAAAATGACCTATCAAGAGATTGCTAAATATGATGTGGGAAGCCAACAACACAAGGATTTTCCCAAGAAACGTAATTTTAAATCAGAGATTCCAAAGTTGACAGATTTAATAGATAGTGTTGAAGCTTATGCGAAAACTTTGGGTGTTATACCGCGCTACAGCATTGAAACCAAAACCAATCCAAAACGAGATGGAAAGGCGCAACCTAATCCGGTGGTATTTGTGAAAGATTTAATGAAGAACATTAATGATAAAAATATTGCTGACCGCGTCATTATTCAGTCCTTCGATCCTCGCACCTTGGAAATTGTACATCAGGATTTTCCGAAAATTATTACAATGCTCAATGCGACAAAGGGAACATTTGAAGAAAACATGAAATTACTGACATTTTATCCAACATATTATGCACCTAATGCAAATTTGATAGACAAAAACTTAGTTGATACATGTGCGAAGCTAGGCATTAAGTTACTTTGTGGGAATAATAATAGTAAAAAAGAAATTGATAGCGTAATGGCTCTTGGTGTCACTGAATTCTGTTCGGACTATCCTTATGAGGAGTTGCCATAA
- a CDS encoding DeoR/GlpR family DNA-binding transcription regulator translates to MLKEERQAFIIHQINLHNKVLSSDLSIQLNVSEDTIRRDLNELAENGKVLKVYGGALSKSFQFPFQDGNVYAKEAKKEIAKKAITLLQNGMTILAGGGTTMIELARLVPDSLQCTIFTISPLVALELAEKPNLEVILIGGKLSRNTNIVSGSQVTNELSDIKVDICLLGTNSLSTQDGVTDSDWEVVQIKKAMIKCSTKLVILSIAEKLNSVQKMKVVPLHDVNYLVTDLNPTHPSLSEFANTINVL, encoded by the coding sequence ATGTTAAAAGAGGAAAGACAAGCTTTCATTATACATCAAATCAATTTGCACAATAAGGTATTGTCGTCAGACTTAAGCATTCAGCTCAATGTATCTGAAGACACCATCCGACGTGACTTAAATGAACTAGCTGAAAATGGTAAAGTACTAAAAGTATACGGCGGTGCACTTTCCAAGTCTTTTCAATTTCCTTTTCAAGATGGCAACGTCTATGCGAAAGAAGCGAAGAAAGAAATTGCTAAAAAAGCGATTACGTTACTTCAAAATGGCATGACCATTCTTGCTGGTGGCGGTACAACGATGATTGAATTAGCTCGACTTGTCCCAGATAGTCTACAGTGTACAATTTTCACCATAAGTCCACTTGTTGCGCTAGAGTTAGCAGAGAAACCTAATTTAGAGGTCATACTGATTGGAGGAAAATTATCCAGAAATACCAATATTGTATCTGGATCGCAAGTAACAAACGAATTATCTGACATCAAGGTTGACATCTGCTTATTAGGTACCAATAGTCTATCTACACAAGATGGTGTTACAGACTCGGATTGGGAAGTAGTACAAATCAAAAAAGCGATGATAAAATGCTCTACGAAACTGGTTATCCTAAGTATCGCTGAAAAGTTAAATTCAGTACAAAAAATGAAAGTCGTCCCACTCCACGATGTGAATTATCTGGTTACGGACTTAAATCCAACACATCCTAGTTTATCAGAATTTGCGAATACCATTAATGTACTGTAA
- a CDS encoding glycosyltransferase family 2 protein — protein sequence MHNHPTFSIITVVYNNVRDIEHTLKSVVGQTYKQIEYIVIDGQSTDGTLALIENYRSQITRIISEKDKGIYDAMNKGLAIATGDYVLFLNSGDELYSKDTLANLAALSDDADILYGETFLINEKREIIGERRHKVPMHFDWKSFRYGMNICHQAIYIKRSIAEPYDLHYKLCADIDWVIKAAKKANKCVNAQQHVARYLVGGMSKQRHRESLKERYDIFKKYYGTIPNLFNHCIIGLRMIAYRIKNGNPED from the coding sequence ATGCATAATCATCCCACATTTTCCATCATTACAGTCGTTTACAATAATGTGCGGGACATCGAACATACCTTAAAATCTGTTGTTGGTCAAACATACAAGCAGATTGAATATATCGTGATTGATGGGCAATCAACGGACGGCACACTAGCCCTGATCGAAAATTACAGATCGCAGATAACGAGGATTATCTCTGAAAAAGATAAGGGTATTTACGATGCGATGAATAAAGGGCTCGCGATAGCTACAGGAGATTATGTGCTCTTTTTAAATTCTGGAGATGAGCTCTATTCAAAGGATACTTTGGCCAATTTAGCTGCCCTGAGCGATGATGCGGATATCCTATATGGGGAAACCTTTTTAATCAACGAAAAGCGGGAAATAATCGGTGAGCGCCGACACAAAGTCCCGATGCATTTTGATTGGAAAAGCTTTCGCTATGGCATGAACATCTGCCATCAAGCGATTTACATCAAACGAAGTATTGCTGAACCTTATGATTTGCACTATAAATTGTGTGCTGATATTGATTGGGTGATAAAAGCGGCAAAAAAGGCCAATAAATGTGTCAATGCCCAGCAACATGTTGCCCGCTATTTAGTGGGTGGTATGTCTAAGCAAAGACATCGCGAATCGTTGAAAGAACGGTATGATATTTTCAAAAAATACTACGGAACGATTCCAAATCTGTTCAATCATTGTATTATTGGGCTGAGAATGATCGCCTATCGCATTAAAAATGGTAATCCTGAAGACTAA
- a CDS encoding SusD/RagB family nutrient-binding outer membrane lipoprotein, which translates to MNNTIKKISFAFLALSMSLQSCDKGFIDLNTDPVKTTNAYPSQFMANAFLNAITANMSRNRSFTNELMQVTVSIGEGDGKVFRYDFRPSWSSYLWDQHYKHLMNFKDMYLTASEGIGFNRSYQGVALLGQSWLVSILTDTYGDVPYSKALLGRDSLILEPQFDKQQDIYRGMFEKFEEANQLFKGGDAIEASSDPIFAGDILKWRKFSNSMYLRLLLRVAHKEEVGAGAIKKIKEILEDNPSEYPIMTSNSDVAVLRWTGQGAYLSPFMGTRAQDFRATSLASFFIDHLRDWNDPRLNIPEYGTSGINRLGIAPVSGNYVGVESGYAAGNAEDYTKMSYFYSYDQNAGVNSLQTEPLTGMLMNYAEVEFIKAEAIIKGWISGSAETYYNSGVENNIKLWIPNWALPVQDYLTNADIQWDESKTLAQKMQTLHLQKYYALFTVDLQQWFEHRRTGYPVLPKGPGLNNNGEMPSRMVYPVIVQSSNPKSYKEAIANQGADLINTKVWWQKP; encoded by the coding sequence ATGAACAACACTATCAAAAAAATATCTTTTGCTTTTTTGGCATTATCGATGAGTCTGCAGTCCTGTGATAAAGGCTTTATAGACTTAAATACAGATCCAGTCAAAACAACAAATGCATACCCTTCACAATTTATGGCTAATGCATTTTTAAATGCAATTACAGCTAATATGAGTCGAAATAGAAGTTTTACTAATGAATTGATGCAAGTAACTGTCTCGATTGGGGAAGGAGACGGTAAAGTCTTTCGTTATGACTTCAGACCAAGCTGGTCAAGTTATCTGTGGGATCAACATTATAAACATCTCATGAACTTTAAGGATATGTACCTTACGGCTTCAGAAGGCATCGGGTTCAACCGATCCTATCAAGGGGTGGCATTACTTGGTCAATCTTGGTTGGTCTCGATATTGACCGATACTTATGGAGACGTTCCTTATTCAAAAGCTTTACTAGGTCGAGATTCCCTTATTTTAGAACCTCAGTTTGATAAGCAACAGGATATCTACAGGGGCATGTTTGAAAAATTTGAAGAAGCCAATCAATTATTTAAGGGAGGCGATGCAATTGAGGCTTCAAGTGATCCCATTTTTGCTGGTGATATCTTAAAATGGCGTAAATTTTCTAACTCCATGTATTTGAGGTTGTTGCTTCGGGTTGCGCACAAAGAAGAAGTGGGCGCAGGTGCAATTAAAAAGATAAAGGAGATACTAGAAGATAACCCTAGTGAGTATCCTATCATGACCAGCAATAGTGATGTTGCAGTATTAAGATGGACTGGACAGGGAGCGTATCTTTCACCATTTATGGGGACTAGGGCACAAGATTTTCGTGCTACTTCTCTCGCATCTTTCTTTATTGATCATTTAAGAGATTGGAACGATCCACGTTTAAATATTCCTGAATATGGCACTAGCGGTATTAATAGATTAGGAATTGCTCCTGTTTCTGGAAATTATGTTGGAGTAGAGAGTGGTTATGCTGCTGGAAATGCAGAAGATTATACGAAGATGAGTTATTTCTATTCCTATGATCAAAATGCAGGTGTCAATAGCTTACAGACGGAACCATTAACGGGTATGCTTATGAATTATGCTGAAGTTGAATTCATCAAAGCTGAAGCCATCATCAAAGGGTGGATTTCTGGCTCGGCCGAAACGTATTATAATAGTGGAGTAGAAAACAACATTAAGCTCTGGATTCCAAATTGGGCACTTCCCGTGCAAGATTATCTAACCAATGCGGATATACAATGGGATGAAAGTAAAACTTTAGCACAAAAAATGCAAACTCTGCATTTGCAGAAATATTATGCGCTTTTTACAGTCGATTTACAACAATGGTTTGAACACCGTAGAACGGGTTACCCCGTTTTACCAAAAGGTCCTGGTTTGAATAATAATGGTGAGATGCCATCGCGAATGGTGTACCCCGTTATCGTACAATCTTCAAATCCTAAAAGCTATAAAGAAGCTATTGCTAATCAAGGAGCTGATTTGATTAATACCAAAGTATGGTGGCAAAAACCTTAA
- a CDS encoding flippase, with protein sequence MKIPALPGFNPEAFEKYFKNTGWLLIARVGSLFIKMLVTTFALPSYLGSAHFGTYNYPLVILAFFTGIATMGTDGLITRQLLQHPEKENILLGSALRIRIITGFLVLPLVYITYFFIAHFAPEAPAASFKQVALVSFICIIQAVQIIDSFFQAKVKGKVIMLVQVGGNILSAAIKFALILFKAPLDAFIWTLIIDVIILQIGYLALYHKTGNRISNWKYDPTTAKELLKLGWPLAFSSLFITFYMKIDQLMIDAILGKSALGVYSIVVSLSESWYFMPVAISTSLFPAIMNARRTSPELYQKRLGNLYELMVFVSVSVALIVTCVAPILFKYYYPPEYAEGLHTLQVHIWAGVFTFLGTASAQYLIAEGLTKITLYRTAFGALLNVILNYFFIPKFGIIGAAYATLIAYFASTFFLLFIKKTRPNAILMIRSLFLIGLLSTIKEKFLKINR encoded by the coding sequence ATGAAAATACCAGCATTACCAGGATTTAATCCAGAAGCATTCGAAAAATATTTCAAAAACACGGGTTGGCTTTTAATCGCGCGTGTAGGATCTCTTTTTATAAAAATGTTGGTAACCACATTTGCGCTTCCTTCCTATTTGGGAAGTGCACATTTTGGTACTTACAACTACCCGCTAGTCATACTCGCTTTTTTCACGGGTATAGCGACCATGGGAACCGACGGACTCATTACACGACAGCTCTTACAACATCCTGAAAAAGAAAACATATTACTAGGTTCGGCATTACGCATCCGTATCATTACGGGCTTCTTAGTCCTACCCCTCGTATACATCACTTATTTTTTCATTGCTCATTTTGCGCCAGAAGCCCCTGCCGCCTCTTTTAAGCAGGTTGCCCTTGTATCGTTCATTTGCATCATTCAGGCCGTACAAATCATTGATAGCTTTTTTCAAGCAAAGGTAAAAGGCAAGGTTATCATGCTGGTACAGGTCGGGGGAAATATCCTATCGGCTGCTATCAAGTTTGCTTTAATTCTTTTTAAAGCTCCTTTAGATGCTTTCATCTGGACTTTAATCATCGACGTCATCATCTTGCAAATTGGCTACTTAGCGCTATACCATAAAACAGGCAACCGGATATCCAATTGGAAATACGACCCTACTACCGCCAAAGAACTGTTGAAACTGGGGTGGCCACTCGCATTTTCCTCTTTATTCATCACGTTCTATATGAAAATCGATCAATTGATGATCGATGCCATCCTGGGTAAATCGGCTCTGGGCGTGTACTCAATAGTTGTATCACTTAGTGAAAGCTGGTATTTTATGCCTGTGGCCATATCAACTTCCTTATTTCCTGCCATCATGAATGCCCGAAGGACAAGTCCTGAATTATATCAAAAACGTCTCGGAAATCTGTATGAGCTAATGGTATTCGTAAGTGTATCCGTCGCCCTGATCGTGACATGTGTGGCTCCTATTTTATTCAAATATTATTATCCGCCGGAGTATGCTGAAGGATTACATACACTTCAAGTACATATTTGGGCAGGCGTATTTACATTCCTAGGAACCGCTAGTGCCCAATACCTTATTGCCGAAGGTCTCACAAAAATCACCTTGTATCGCACAGCGTTTGGCGCATTGCTGAATGTCATATTGAATTATTTTTTCATACCAAAATTTGGCATTATCGGAGCTGCCTACGCTACGCTAATCGCCTATTTTGCATCTACTTTTTTCCTGCTATTCATTAAAAAAACACGTCCAAACGCCATTCTGATGATCCGGTCCCTCTTCCTTATCGGATTATTATCGACGATAAAAGAAAAGTTTTTGAAAATAAATCGTTAA
- a CDS encoding glycosyltransferase gives MSAAPIILFVYNRPDHTLQTLKALEKNALAASSELFIYSDAPKNQQSKVAVEQVREVIKSDWKFKKVHLILRDTNCGLAANVIDGVSTIVKKYGRIIVLEDDLTTSPFALTYFNDALERYQHEDRVMQISGYGYPLKDLALLPETFFFRVANSWGWATWDRAWNHFNADINSLTDDFTTEQIHQFSIEGKENFWKQVQEFKSGKINSWAIRWYASVFKNNGLVLYPRNSLTQNIGNDGSGTHTAAESTYQVVLATEKITQFPEDIREHAQAYEAIKYFYAHRKGSLLNRAIRFAKKKFNALKK, from the coding sequence ATGTCAGCTGCTCCAATCATCTTATTTGTTTACAACCGACCTGATCATACTTTACAGACATTAAAGGCACTAGAAAAAAATGCATTAGCGGCTTCGTCCGAACTATTCATTTATTCTGATGCTCCCAAAAACCAACAATCAAAAGTTGCCGTGGAGCAAGTGCGTGAAGTAATCAAAAGCGATTGGAAGTTTAAAAAAGTCCACCTTATTCTGCGCGATACGAACTGCGGACTGGCAGCAAATGTAATCGATGGCGTATCTACAATCGTAAAAAAATACGGACGAATCATCGTCTTAGAAGATGATCTGACGACCTCTCCTTTTGCCTTAACGTATTTCAATGATGCGCTGGAGCGTTATCAACATGAGGATAGGGTGATGCAAATATCCGGATACGGCTATCCATTGAAGGATTTGGCATTGCTACCCGAAACTTTTTTCTTTCGGGTAGCAAACAGCTGGGGCTGGGCAACCTGGGACCGAGCATGGAATCATTTCAACGCTGATATAAATAGCCTCACGGACGACTTTACCACCGAACAGATTCACCAGTTCAGTATTGAAGGGAAAGAGAATTTTTGGAAACAGGTGCAGGAATTCAAATCTGGTAAGATCAATTCTTGGGCTATTCGTTGGTATGCTTCTGTTTTTAAAAATAACGGCCTGGTACTTTATCCTCGCAATTCACTGACCCAGAATATCGGGAACGATGGTTCGGGCACACACACAGCAGCCGAATCTACGTATCAGGTGGTACTTGCTACTGAAAAAATAACACAATTTCCCGAAGATATTCGTGAACATGCGCAGGCTTATGAAGCAATTAAGTATTTTTACGCCCATAGAAAAGGGTCGCTCTTGAATAGAGCAATCCGTTTTGCAAAAAAGAAATTCAACGCATTAAAAAAATAG
- a CDS encoding DUF3820 family protein: MNPDILTELVTVKMPFGKYKGYTLCNLPEPYLVWFHQKGFPPGKLGIQLGTLYEIKLNGLEYLLEPLKKK, translated from the coding sequence ATGAATCCTGATATCTTAACAGAACTCGTAACGGTAAAAATGCCTTTTGGAAAATACAAAGGATATACCTTATGTAATTTACCGGAACCTTACTTGGTTTGGTTCCATCAGAAGGGCTTTCCTCCCGGAAAACTTGGCATTCAATTGGGTACACTTTACGAGATAAAATTAAACGGATTGGAATATCTGTTGGAACCTTTGAAGAAAAAGTAA